The following are encoded in a window of Chromatiales bacterium genomic DNA:
- the ruvA gene encoding Holliday junction branch migration protein RuvA, whose protein sequence is MIGRLRGEIVYKRPPQLLLDVNGVGYELEAPMSTFYGLPETGSATTLFTHLLVREDAHILYAFASEGEREMFRALLKVNGVGAKMALAILSGMNAAEFRRCVMMNDAAALTRLPGIGKKTAERLIVERRDRVEKAVDAGEGLPPVTGGAAPVAALPADAVEEAVQALIALGYKPQEASRMVSRVEHADRRSEDIIRDALKASVK, encoded by the coding sequence ATGATCGGACGCCTGCGCGGCGAGATAGTGTACAAGCGCCCGCCGCAGCTCCTGCTCGACGTCAACGGCGTCGGCTACGAGCTGGAGGCGCCCATGTCCACCTTCTACGGCCTGCCCGAGACGGGCAGTGCCACCACGCTCTTCACCCACCTGCTGGTACGCGAGGATGCGCATATCCTCTACGCCTTCGCCAGCGAGGGCGAGCGCGAGATGTTCCGTGCCCTGCTCAAAGTCAACGGCGTGGGGGCGAAGATGGCCCTGGCCATCCTCTCGGGCATGAACGCCGCCGAGTTCCGCCGCTGCGTGATGATGAACGACGCCGCCGCGCTCACCCGCCTGCCGGGTATCGGCAAGAAGACCGCCGAACGCCTGATTGTGGAGAGGCGCGACCGGGTGGAGAAGGCGGTGGATGCCGGCGAAGGCCTGCCGCCTGTTACCGGCGGCGCGGCGCCCGTCGCGGCCCTGCCGGCCGATGCGGTGGAGGAGGCCGTGCAGGCCCTGATCGCGCTGGGCTACAAGCCGCAGGAGGCGAGCCGCATGGTGAGCCGCGTCGAGCACGCCGACCGGCGCAGCGAGGACATCATCCGTGATGCCCTCAAGGCCAGCGTGAAATGA